The genomic window TTCACGATTCAATGGCTGACCCCGGAAGTCTACTATTCCCTCCAACTTCTTTGCGGATATATGCTTGCTTATGACCTTTTTGCCCTCGCGATATTTCAGGCAAAGCGACAAAACTTAAAAGTATTGTTATGAGGGAAGGAGAGGTAGTCTATGACAGATCAGCAGTTTAAAAAATGTTGTGAGGCGGAATTTGAAAATATAGATACTGTGGCATCAGACCTTTTTTTATTGCCCGACAGTTCAAAAGGTGATATACTATCAAATAGCTGTTCTCACCGTGGAGGGAAGCATAGAAACTCAGTCATAAGTCATCTATATGATGAGGGGCGGTCTTTATGGATTATACGATCAGGATAGGGGGAGAGGCAGGTCAGGGGCTTCAGACAATAGGCGGAGTGCTTGCAAAGGTCTTCTCGCGCTCAGGATTCCATGTCTTTACTCATCAGGACTATATGTCCCGCATACGGGGAGGGCATAATTTCTACCAGATACGCTTCTCTGACAAAGAGGTCATGTCTTCGAGGGAAAAGGTCGATATCCTTATCGCCCTTGACCTCAACACTATAGAGACCCACAAAGCAGCCCTCAGTGAAAAAGGAATAATTATTTATGATGGCGCCTTTATAAAAAAGGGCTTTGATTCCCCGGAATTTTCAAATATACCCTTTGAGGCGATCGCTGTCGAGGCCGGGGGTAACAGGATCATGGCAAACACAGTGGCAACCGGTGCAGTGCTGGGAATGCTCGGTATGGACCTGACCATCTTTGAAGATATTATCCGGGAAAGGTTCAGGAAAAAGGGAGAAGAGATTACCGGGAAAAACATTACCTCGGCAAGGGCGGGATTCGACCATGCTGTAAAAACTTGCACCAGGTGTGACTTCGCAGTTCCAAAACCGGGGGAACCCCCCCTTATGCTCATTAACGGCAACGAGGCAACAGGCCTTGGCGTACTTATGAGTGGATGCAGGTTCTACTCGGCATATCCCATGACCCCGTCAACGGGCATTATGGTCTTCCTTGCCTCAAAGGCCGAAAAATACGGGATAGTCGTAGAGCAGGCAGAGGACGAGATATCTGCAATCAATATGGCTTTGGGCGCTTCTTTTGCCGGCACAAGGGCAATGACCGGCAGTTCAGGTGGTGGGTTTGCCTTGATGGTTGAAGGCCTCTCCCTTGCTGCAATGACGGAGACTCCGATTGTAATCGCAGAGGTGCAGAGGCCGGGACCGGCAACCGGCCTGCCCACAAGGACCGAGCAGGCTGACCTCCTCTTTGTCCTCCACGCAGGGCATGGCGAGTTTGCAAGGGTTGTCCTTGCCCCAGGTACCCCGGAGCAGGCTTTTTACCTCACGAATAAGGCCTTTGACCTGGCTGAGAAGTATCAGATACCCGTGTTTATCCTTTCAGACCAGTATCTTGCCGATACCGAATGGACTCTCAATGGGTTTGATACCGGCAGATTAAGGCATAATGACTACAGGTTGAGGAACGAAACACTTGAAGGCATTCCTGCGTATAAGCGCCATAGACTGACGGAGAACGGGATATCCCCGATGGCTGTCCCTGGAGAGTCAGGACACATAATAGTGACAGACAGTGATGAGCACGATGAAGAGGGGCATATGATAGAAGATGCTGAAACAAGGATAAAGATGACGCAAAAGAGGCTGTTGAAGAAGCTGCCCCTGATCAGGCAGGAGATAGAACCACCGTTTCTGTACGGCAGCGACCGTCCGGATATAGTGGTTGCCGGGTGGGGCTCAACATACGGGGTGATGAAAGAGGCGGTTGACGTGCTTTCAAGGGATTATTCAATTGCAATGCTTCATTTCAGCGAACTCCACCCGTTTCCCTCACTTGAAAGATTTGATTACCTGAGCATCCTGGGCAATGCAAAGCTCACCCTGTGTATAGAGAACAATGCCACCGGACAGTTTTCACGCCTTATGCGGGCGGAGACAGGATACAGATTCAATGCAGGGATTAACAAATACGACGGAAGGCCTTTTACACTGGAAGGCCTTTCAGGAGAACTATATGCCCACATTGGAAAGTTATGAGGGACAGACACCTGCGTGGTGTCCTGGATGCGGGAATTTCCCTATTTTAAACACCCTCAAGGAAGCCCTTGTAGAGCTTGAGATCGAGCCGCACCAGCTTACGGTTGTATCCGGGATTGGGCAGGCTGCCAAGCTCCCCCACTACATGAAGTGCAATACCTTCAACGGCCTTCACGGAAGGACCCTGCCTGTTGCAACAGGGATAAGGCTTGCAAACCATGAGATGCCTGTTATTGCCATTGCAGGAGACGGTGACTGCTATGGGGAAGGGGGCAACCACCTGTTGCACGCTGTCAGGAGAAACATAAACGTAAAGCTCTTTGTTCATGATAATCAGGTATATGGCCTGACAAAGGGGCAGGCATCGCCAACAACCATGGAAGGGGTGGTCACAAAGACCCAGCCCTTTGGCAGCCTTTCAGAGGCATTGAATCCTGTGGCAATGGCCGTTGCCCTTGACTGCAGCCTTGTGGCAAGGGGATTTGCAGGTGATACGGAATTTCTCAAGGGGCTTATGAAAGAGGCCCTTAATCAGAAAGGGTTTGCCCTGCTTGATATACTTCAGCCATGTGTGACCTTCAATAAGTTCAATACCTACCGGTGGTATCGCGAAAGGGTATACCGTATAGGTGACGATCATGACCCATTTGACAGGATAGAGGCATTTAAAAAGGCCCTTGAATGGGGAGAAAGGATTCCCACCGGGATTATTTATAGAAACAGCAGGCCAACCCTCGAAGAGAGAATTCCCGTTATTAAGGATACCCCCCTCATTAAACAACTCTTCTCTTTCAAAGAAGCTGAAAAGGAGATTCAGGGCTTTTATTAAGTTCCGATAAACCCTGTTTTCCTTGATGTGTGTTTCTTCATCAGGTCTGTCACAAGCAGAAGGAAAGTTTTGGAGATGTTGTTGCACACTATGCAAAGATATTGACATGCAAAAATAAAGGTATAGGATTGTATCATGCCGCGACAGCCAAGATTTAGACATACCTGGAGCCTTGCACCATATAATAGTGAGGGAGATAAATAAAAAAGATATCGTCAAGGACGAGAATTGACGAAAGGATTCCGGGAGGCGGTGATTTTGTACATAAAACATTGGGGGTCTGTCTACTGCTGAAATTGCCAGACACTTAGGGGTGGGGAGATACGTCCACTGTCACACATGCACTAAAT from bacterium BMS3Abin08 includes these protein-coding regions:
- the korA_1 gene encoding 2-oxoglutarate oxidoreductase subunit KorA, with the translated sequence MDYTIRIGGEAGQGLQTIGGVLAKVFSRSGFHVFTHQDYMSRIRGGHNFYQIRFSDKEVMSSREKVDILIALDLNTIETHKAALSEKGIIIYDGAFIKKGFDSPEFSNIPFEAIAVEAGGNRIMANTVATGAVLGMLGMDLTIFEDIIRERFRKKGEEITGKNITSARAGFDHAVKTCTRCDFAVPKPGEPPLMLINGNEATGLGVLMSGCRFYSAYPMTPSTGIMVFLASKAEKYGIVVEQAEDEISAINMALGASFAGTRAMTGSSGGGFALMVEGLSLAAMTETPIVIAEVQRPGPATGLPTRTEQADLLFVLHAGHGEFARVVLAPGTPEQAFYLTNKAFDLAEKYQIPVFILSDQYLADTEWTLNGFDTGRLRHNDYRLRNETLEGIPAYKRHRLTENGISPMAVPGESGHIIVTDSDEHDEEGHMIEDAETRIKMTQKRLLKKLPLIRQEIEPPFLYGSDRPDIVVAGWGSTYGVMKEAVDVLSRDYSIAMLHFSELHPFPSLERFDYLSILGNAKLTLCIENNATGQFSRLMRAETGYRFNAGINKYDGRPFTLEGLSGELYAHIGKL
- the korB_1 gene encoding 2-oxoglutarate oxidoreductase subunit KorB, which codes for MPTLESYEGQTPAWCPGCGNFPILNTLKEALVELEIEPHQLTVVSGIGQAAKLPHYMKCNTFNGLHGRTLPVATGIRLANHEMPVIAIAGDGDCYGEGGNHLLHAVRRNINVKLFVHDNQVYGLTKGQASPTTMEGVVTKTQPFGSLSEALNPVAMAVALDCSLVARGFAGDTEFLKGLMKEALNQKGFALLDILQPCVTFNKFNTYRWYRERVYRIGDDHDPFDRIEAFKKALEWGERIPTGIIYRNSRPTLEERIPVIKDTPLIKQLFSFKEAEKEIQGFY